A region from the Leptospirillum ferriphilum ML-04 genome encodes:
- a CDS encoding aminoglycoside phosphotransferase family protein, giving the protein MKETTVPEKVQKVLDHWSKGRIQDVVRLAGDASNRTYFRIFLSESPYLKKPSVILMIRNSPEGFRRSEEKSAPSEGQPEGDPFVLIDRFLHKNHIHVPSIYLDVDEGDILIQEDLGDITLSEAFSRNPEQEANLREKAISLLLDFQSLKCEKEMEWVRNRPFSRDLYVWEFDHFLEYGIQEMSPLQISEIRREFCKMSDTLSESLPEVFLHRDYHSRNIMYTEDNRMALIDFQDMRVGSPLYDVASFLFDAYSPVHPSLLEKIVVEYEKDARRMGLLPRSVTTHSFRSFLAQHAFQRNMKACGRFFYIDQVKGNPSYLPSVPKTHANMLFLSEWEPSLKPLWNQIKPHLKDSPRA; this is encoded by the coding sequence ATGAAAGAAACGACTGTTCCGGAAAAGGTTCAAAAAGTCCTCGACCATTGGTCAAAAGGCAGGATTCAGGACGTCGTTCGATTGGCAGGAGATGCTTCAAACAGAACATATTTTCGAATTTTTTTAAGCGAATCGCCTTATTTAAAGAAACCCTCCGTGATTTTAATGATTCGAAATTCTCCGGAGGGATTTCGGCGATCCGAAGAAAAGTCGGCGCCTTCAGAGGGTCAGCCGGAAGGAGATCCGTTCGTTCTGATTGACCGTTTTTTACACAAGAATCATATCCATGTTCCATCGATCTATCTGGATGTGGATGAAGGAGATATCCTGATCCAGGAGGATTTGGGCGATATCACTCTTTCAGAGGCTTTTTCCCGAAATCCCGAACAGGAAGCCAACCTTCGTGAAAAGGCGATCAGCCTCCTGCTGGATTTTCAGTCTCTCAAGTGTGAGAAAGAAATGGAGTGGGTTCGAAACCGACCTTTTTCAAGGGATTTGTATGTATGGGAATTTGATCACTTCCTCGAATATGGAATTCAAGAGATGTCTCCTTTACAAATCAGCGAGATTCGAAGGGAGTTTTGCAAGATGTCCGATACCCTCTCGGAATCTCTCCCGGAAGTTTTTCTCCATCGGGATTATCATTCCAGAAATATCATGTATACGGAAGACAACAGAATGGCCCTGATTGATTTTCAGGACATGCGCGTTGGGTCACCGCTCTATGATGTCGCGTCTTTCCTTTTTGATGCATATTCTCCTGTACATCCTTCCCTGTTGGAAAAAATTGTTGTTGAGTATGAAAAAGACGCAAGAAGAATGGGTCTTCTTCCCCGATCGGTTACCACACATTCATTTCGCAGTTTTCTGGCCCAGCATGCTTTTCAAAGAAACATGAAAGCCTGTGGAAGATTTTTCTATATCGATCAGGTCAAAGGGAATCCGTCTTATTTGCCCAGCGTACCGAAGACGCATGCAAACATGCTTTTTCTTTCGGAATGGGAACCCTCTCTGAAACCACTCTGGAATCAGATCAAGCCTCATCTTAAGGATTCACCCCGTGCCTGA
- a CDS encoding YeiH family protein: MNPTAIKSILPGLILCGILAFSAQALSNLPVLKGHFPVGAVMLAILLGTATRQFIPIGTSMEPGIRFAFKRVLRLGVAGLGFSLTFNDIEAVGFRGLLLDTALITGTYFFALALRRWMDLGKDLPWLIATGTAICGASAVVAANSVLKAKDEEVAFSVATVTLFGTFSMFLFPLIAHLGGIPVPIYGAWAGSSIHEVAQVIGATMNISPKALDFATILKLTRVAFLLPVLIFLEILLIKEGQKLVSNKTSRAEHFPWFVVGFAALVIVNSVHLISPALTVQLQHLDTWLLALSMAALGLETHLGRVLSVGRSAMLAGFWLWIFVSLWGLALSVVLFGHSFHGI; this comes from the coding sequence ATGAATCCAACAGCCATCAAATCCATCCTACCGGGTCTTATCCTGTGCGGTATCCTCGCGTTTTCTGCCCAGGCTTTAAGCAATCTCCCCGTCCTGAAAGGACATTTTCCCGTCGGTGCGGTCATGTTGGCCATTCTCCTGGGAACAGCCACCAGACAGTTTATCCCGATCGGAACATCAATGGAACCCGGAATCCGATTTGCCTTCAAGAGAGTTCTCAGGCTGGGAGTGGCCGGACTCGGATTCAGCCTCACTTTTAACGATATTGAAGCGGTGGGCTTTCGAGGACTCTTGTTGGACACAGCGTTAATTACGGGAACCTATTTTTTTGCACTGGCCCTTCGCCGATGGATGGACCTCGGGAAAGATCTGCCCTGGCTGATCGCTACCGGAACCGCTATATGCGGGGCTTCTGCAGTTGTTGCTGCAAATAGCGTTCTGAAAGCCAAAGACGAAGAGGTTGCCTTTTCAGTCGCTACCGTGACGCTTTTCGGAACTTTTTCCATGTTCCTTTTTCCGCTTATTGCCCATCTGGGTGGAATTCCTGTACCTATTTATGGTGCCTGGGCAGGATCCTCCATCCATGAAGTTGCTCAGGTGATTGGGGCGACAATGAACATTTCTCCCAAAGCACTTGATTTTGCAACTATTCTTAAACTGACCCGGGTTGCTTTTCTCCTTCCTGTCTTGATCTTTCTCGAAATCCTGCTAATAAAAGAAGGTCAGAAGCTTGTTTCCAATAAAACAAGCAGGGCCGAACATTTTCCCTGGTTTGTTGTCGGTTTTGCCGCTCTTGTTATTGTAAACTCCGTTCATTTGATATCTCCGGCCCTAACAGTTCAGCTTCAGCATCTGGATACCTGGCTGTTGGCCCTGTCCATGGCCGCGCTGGGACTGGAAACCCACCTGGGGAGAGTCCTCTCTGTGGGCCGATCGGCAATGCTTGCCGGATTCTGGCTTTGGATCTTTGTAAGTCTTTGGGGACTCGCTTTGTCGGTCGTTCTCTTCGGGCACTCTTTTCATGGAATTTAG
- the mutM gene encoding bifunctional DNA-formamidopyrimidine glycosylase/DNA-(apurinic or apyrimidinic site) lyase, whose translation MPELPEAEAIRLPVLRFFSDGVVESIRRGSNKNIWIGEEEYRLGELFLFNVRRTGKVLIFDWRTTKEKTAVLLISRLGMSGTWLIQHLREPLPDHCHLVISFKNLAHRLVYRDPRRFGRLEWTFEEESSVILASQGPDILKIPADEWHRQARKSSRTIRSLLLDQKISSGIGNIYASEILFAAGLSPFRTGKSLSKRESYRILDAAREILEAAIRSGGSTIHSFQTSLGEDGRYQDRHIVYGRAGKPCPHCSTPIQSVKEASRTLFYCPFCQKRQLRTKENMLREALTTVQ comes from the coding sequence ATGCCAGAACTTCCGGAAGCAGAAGCAATCAGACTCCCGGTATTACGTTTCTTCTCGGATGGTGTCGTAGAGTCCATCAGGAGAGGGAGTAACAAAAACATATGGATTGGAGAGGAGGAGTACCGGTTAGGGGAACTGTTTCTTTTCAATGTCAGAAGAACGGGTAAAGTTCTGATTTTCGACTGGAGAACCACCAAAGAAAAGACTGCCGTCCTTTTGATCAGCCGTCTCGGAATGTCTGGAACATGGCTTATACAACATCTTCGGGAACCTCTCCCTGATCATTGCCATCTTGTCATATCGTTTAAGAATTTAGCCCACCGTCTTGTTTACAGGGATCCCAGAAGATTTGGAAGGCTTGAATGGACTTTCGAGGAAGAGTCTTCTGTTATTCTCGCCTCACAGGGTCCGGACATATTGAAGATTCCTGCAGATGAGTGGCACAGGCAGGCTCGAAAATCCTCCAGAACCATCCGGTCACTTCTTCTGGACCAAAAAATCTCGTCCGGCATAGGGAATATCTACGCTTCTGAAATTCTTTTCGCAGCAGGCCTATCACCATTCAGAACAGGAAAAAGCCTTTCAAAGAGGGAATCCTATCGGATCCTTGACGCAGCCAGGGAGATTCTTGAAGCGGCCATTCGAAGCGGTGGATCCACAATTCACAGTTTTCAGACAAGTCTTGGAGAAGATGGTCGCTATCAAGACAGACACATCGTGTATGGAAGGGCAGGAAAACCCTGCCCCCACTGCAGCACCCCTATTCAGTCCGTCAAGGAAGCATCCCGGACCCTGTTTTATTGCCCCTTTTGCCAGAAACGGCAACTCCGGACGAAGGAGAACATGCTCCGGGAAGCTTTGACAACAGTCCAATGA
- a CDS encoding helix-turn-helix domain-containing protein produces MAIDRRMLLYLSKFKKISILKMATANDISQAQLSRFLGGKNRGYLGEEKIEKISKFLGVDYKTGKLLPGIHRWKGLECWTDSLTLEDFKNWDEVFRVLFGKGPKYLFVVGDEGRRGDDPYPTRGLKVVVPSVQPSARVLIECALMEGKFLWPNPETGWTSRNDLTGSKDTWIYPTEAVFQRLIEDEALTVAELDLLLGVNGNSGWTWERLSAALEEKGIIPEEVAQKYGLS; encoded by the coding sequence ATGGCTATCGATAGAAGAATGTTATTGTATTTAAGTAAGTTCAAGAAGATATCTATTTTAAAAATGGCAACAGCTAATGATATTTCCCAAGCGCAATTGAGCCGATTCCTTGGGGGAAAAAATAGAGGGTATCTTGGGGAAGAAAAAATCGAGAAGATTTCGAAATTCCTTGGTGTTGACTACAAGACCGGGAAACTTCTTCCTGGTATTCATCGGTGGAAGGGTCTTGAATGTTGGACTGATTCTTTAACTCTGGAGGATTTTAAAAATTGGGATGAAGTTTTTCGAGTTTTATTTGGTAAAGGACCGAAATATCTCTTTGTCGTCGGGGATGAGGGCCGCCGGGGTGATGATCCCTATCCTACACGAGGTTTGAAAGTGGTTGTTCCGTCAGTACAGCCGTCCGCCCGGGTGCTAATAGAATGTGCCTTGATGGAAGGAAAATTTTTGTGGCCTAATCCAGAAACTGGATGGACCTCCAGAAATGATTTAACTGGATCAAAGGATACCTGGATCTATCCCACCGAAGCAGTCTTCCAAAGACTGATTGAAGATGAAGCCCTGACAGTGGCGGAATTGGATCTTCTTCTTGGTGTCAATGGAAATTCAGGGTGGACATGGGAAAGATTGAGTGCTGCTCTGGAAGAGAAAGGAATCATACCGGAAGAAGTGGCCCAAAAATATGGACTGTCATAG
- a CDS encoding VapE domain-containing protein has product MIDHSRDLDALDPPVGPDGGRLRETILRLRPEDLDRIVDSFPRALDSDHAKMLAGSGISPEVIVERGYRTITDKSVLESLGFEAWQARVPALLVPIRDREGHVVSVQIRPDRPRLNKSGKPIKYDSVSGAGHRIDFPSGVPLPGPEQEIWITEGVKKADSLASRGIYCLALPGVDTWSGPDAIQDLKTTVEWKGRTVIIAFDSDFLTNPRVANAREALTRFLGDRKATVRYLNLPNLASGKKQGVDDFFAEGQTLEDVLRLVSDCAPTATPDPVSQTWTGQLDRTPTGRLIANSRTLGLILRNAPDIGSLNYNEFSGLVQIGNTAVDDPVLFRLAEQIERIYGEGCTIPLARLREAVEAVAHEHPAHPVRDWLDSLAWDGLSRIEALFPVYYGTKDDEYTRAVGRNFLIGAVSRIISPGSQVDAMPILEGPQGILKSSSIQVLFGREWTAELKADPNHKDFEASLLGIWVLEFAELESLDRAGVGRIKLQLSVRSDWVRLSYRRDNQRYPRQCVFFGTTNDREYLKDATGSRRFWPIRCGQIDIAALARDRDQLLAEAVTRFKAGESWWKVPEQAADEQEARYRADSWEEVIRPFLSSRSETTTTEILEQCLEIQRSQHFLASQIRVGNALKRCGWERVKIRLGKDLAWVYRPPEPVPKSKLGTTGNNSGTSSTDAIVPGCSRGNEAPPSPTLTNNSKKHLGNMGTTGNNPVLEPCSQGVPNPDISGSSDRLGTDDWQEVE; this is encoded by the coding sequence ATGATCGATCATAGCCGCGATCTCGATGCCCTGGATCCTCCGGTCGGACCGGACGGAGGGAGACTTCGGGAGACGATATTGAGGCTGAGACCGGAAGATCTGGACAGGATCGTTGATTCTTTCCCCCGGGCGCTTGACTCTGATCATGCCAAGATGCTGGCGGGATCTGGGATCTCTCCGGAGGTGATTGTCGAACGGGGCTATCGGACGATAACCGACAAATCCGTCCTGGAGAGTTTGGGCTTTGAGGCGTGGCAGGCCCGTGTTCCGGCCCTTCTGGTCCCGATCCGGGATCGGGAGGGGCATGTCGTATCTGTCCAGATCCGGCCCGACCGGCCGCGGCTGAACAAGTCCGGTAAGCCCATCAAGTACGATTCCGTTTCCGGGGCGGGGCATCGAATCGATTTCCCCTCCGGGGTGCCCCTTCCGGGTCCGGAACAAGAAATCTGGATTACCGAAGGGGTAAAAAAGGCTGACTCCCTCGCTAGCCGAGGGATCTATTGTTTGGCTTTGCCTGGCGTCGATACCTGGTCCGGACCGGACGCAATCCAAGACCTCAAGACCACAGTCGAATGGAAGGGGCGGACAGTTATTATCGCGTTCGATTCTGACTTTTTGACCAACCCACGAGTTGCCAACGCCCGCGAGGCCCTAACCAGATTTTTGGGGGACCGGAAGGCAACCGTCCGATATTTGAACCTCCCCAATCTTGCCAGCGGAAAAAAACAAGGTGTGGATGACTTCTTTGCGGAAGGGCAAACACTGGAGGATGTTCTCCGACTTGTTAGCGATTGTGCTCCCACAGCGACTCCAGATCCCGTCTCCCAAACATGGACAGGACAACTCGACCGGACCCCCACCGGACGCCTAATCGCAAATTCCAGGACTTTGGGATTAATCCTCCGCAATGCTCCAGACATCGGATCCTTGAATTACAACGAGTTCTCGGGGCTGGTCCAGATCGGGAACACGGCGGTCGATGATCCGGTTTTGTTTCGTCTTGCCGAGCAGATAGAAAGGATCTACGGAGAGGGGTGTACCATCCCCCTGGCTCGCCTCCGGGAGGCGGTGGAAGCCGTAGCCCACGAACACCCCGCCCATCCGGTCCGTGATTGGCTCGACTCGCTCGCCTGGGACGGTCTCTCTCGGATTGAGGCGTTGTTCCCGGTCTACTATGGGACCAAGGACGATGAGTACACGCGAGCAGTTGGCCGGAACTTCCTTATCGGAGCCGTCTCCAGAATTATTAGCCCCGGCTCCCAGGTCGACGCCATGCCGATTTTGGAGGGTCCCCAAGGGATCCTGAAATCGAGTTCGATCCAGGTCCTTTTTGGTAGGGAATGGACGGCCGAGCTGAAAGCTGATCCGAATCACAAAGATTTCGAAGCCTCGCTATTGGGAATATGGGTGCTGGAATTCGCCGAACTTGAATCTCTCGATCGGGCGGGAGTGGGACGGATCAAACTGCAATTATCAGTCCGGTCGGACTGGGTGCGGTTGTCGTATCGACGTGACAATCAGCGGTATCCGCGCCAGTGCGTATTTTTTGGGACGACGAATGACCGCGAATATCTCAAGGATGCGACAGGATCCCGCAGGTTCTGGCCGATTCGGTGTGGGCAGATAGACATAGCGGCATTGGCCCGTGATCGGGACCAGCTTTTGGCCGAAGCTGTGACTCGATTCAAGGCCGGGGAATCGTGGTGGAAAGTTCCTGAGCAAGCGGCCGATGAGCAGGAGGCCCGTTATCGGGCGGATAGCTGGGAAGAGGTCATTCGACCATTTTTGTCATCGCGATCAGAGACCACGACGACAGAAATCCTTGAGCAATGCTTGGAGATCCAACGGAGCCAGCACTTTCTTGCATCGCAGATCCGCGTCGGAAATGCTCTGAAACGATGTGGGTGGGAGAGGGTAAAAATCAGGCTCGGGAAGGATCTAGCATGGGTTTATCGCCCTCCTGAGCCTGTTCCCAAGTCGAAGTTGGGAACAACCGGGAACAACTCGGGAACATCCAGCACTGACGCCATTGTTCCCGGTTGTTCCCGAGGCAATGAGGCCCCACCATCTCCCACACTTACCAATAACTCTAAAAAACACCTTGGGAACATGGGAACAACTGGGAACAACCCAGTACTGGAGCCATGTTCCCAAGGTGTTCCCAACCCGGATATTTCCGGAAGTTCGGACAGGTTAGGAACAGACGATTGGCAGGAGGTGGAGTGA